The following are from one region of the Corylus avellana chromosome ca1, CavTom2PMs-1.0 genome:
- the LOC132167251 gene encoding uncharacterized protein LOC132167251: MKYNEILSHFSHPQHTLKFEYTEFPFKCDGCKEVGIGSRYRCGMCDFDLHMHCAIPSSSIVHPFYTKCSFQFLSRPPGNVPRFCNACEKDIKGFVYHCKSCGFDLHPCCAKLPMVLDDGEVKLYLYRKVSSACHKCGRKGRSWSYRSTCKKYNLHVACVREMLMESWPDIYVGRGKARSIETRIPSLKNTLQNHHHKSKGKVKKCCELAGLAVQFVISAVLGDPTTLIAGVIGSFMRG, translated from the exons ATGAAATACAACGAAATATTATCCCACTTCAGCCACCCTCAACACACTCTCAAATTTGAGTACACAGAATTCCCATTCAAGTGCGATGGCTGCAAGGAAGTAGGCATTGGGTCGCGCTACAGATGCGGCATGTGTGACTTCGACCTCCACATGCACTGCGCAATCCCTTCCTCCTCCATCGTCCATCCTTTCTACACAAAATGCTCCTTCCAGTTCCTCTCCCGGCCACCCGGAAACGTTCCGCGATTCTGCAACGCGTGCGAAAAGGACATCAAGGGTTTCGTCTACCACTGCAAGTCGTGCGGGTTCGATCTCCACCCATGTTGCGCCAAGCTCCCCATG gtaCTCGATGACGGAGAAGTCAAGTTGTATCTTTATAGGAAAGTGAGCTCGGCGTGCCACAAGTGTGGGCGGAAGGGGCGGAGCTGGAGCTATAGGTCTACGTGCAAGAAGTACAATTTGCATGTGGCGTGTGTGAGGGAGATGTTGATGGAAAGCTGGCCGGATATCTACGTCGGACGTGGAAAAGCTAGGAGCATCGAGACCAGAATTCCTAGCCTTAAAAATACGCTTCAGAACCACCACCATAAGAGCAAGGGGAAGGTGAAAAAGTGTTGTGAGCTGGCTGGATTAGCCGTGCAGTTTGTTATATCGGCGGTGCTCGGAGATCCGACGACTCTGATTGCCGGAGTTATTGGGTCCTTCATGCGAGGATGA
- the LOC132170893 gene encoding uncharacterized protein LOC132170893 gives MGICASSDQYTRKDGIALKYWPSTVKIIHLDGRLQEFRHPIKAGHVLSQNPNCFLSSSESMYINSQVPIMPQNDELQLGQIYFMMPLSKSQALLSLQDLCALAIKAHAALAHAGRG, from the coding sequence ATGGGTATCTGTGCATCTTCTGATCAGTACACAAGGAAAGATGGGATAGCCCTTAAGTACTGGCCATCGACAGTCAAGATAATTCACTTGGATGGAAGGCTGCAAGAGTTCAGGCACCCAATCAAAGCCGGACACGTCCTCTCCCAGAACCCAAACTGCTTCCTCAGCAGCTCAGAATCCATGTACATCAACTCCCAAGTGCCCATCATGCCCCAAAATGATGAGCTACAGCTTGGCCAAATTTACTTCATGATGCCACTCTCCAAATCCCAAGCACTACTTTCTCTCCAAGACTTGTGCGCGCTAGCCATCAAGGCTCATGCTGCACTTGCTCATGCAGGCAGAGGCTAG
- the LOC132170902 gene encoding plastid division protein PDV2, with amino-acid sequence MLIFRSLQQQQRYEREVALAEIENSRKMLLDKLNEYKGKDLEVIHEASAFACETVEPNNDLLLPPYPSRPPKSLCLENGYLPPFPKSLRNGKITSDPTNEVKKNVSESARGQSQSGSQDSRKGLGFFVGAAGKTVLTLVGLVSVLSMSGFGPNFAKKDALFKVLGLFQQPAAEKRRSNIQCPPGKVLVVENGEARCLVKERVEVPFSSVVAKPDVNYGCVNKLKNNLMSMNSLEGRGFSEEQEALVVKSWNAMKPNAGELGLKFFLKIFEIAPSAQKLFSFLKDSNVPLERNPKLKSHATSVFLMTCESGVQLRKAGKVTARESSLKRLGAVHFKHGVVDEHYEVTKFALLETIKEAVPEMWSPEMKNAWGEAYDQLVAAIKSEMKPSS; translated from the exons ATGCTAATTTTCAGG AGTTTGCAGCAACAACAACGATATGAAAGAGAAGTGGCCCTTGCTGAGATTGAAAACAGCCGTAAGATGTTACTTGATAAGCTCAATGAGTACAAAGGGAAGGATTTGGAAGTCATACATGAAGCTTCTGCTTTTGCTTGTGAAACAGTAGAGCCTAACAATGATCTCCTGCTGCCTCCATATCCAAGCCGGCCTCCAAAGTCCCTTTGTCTGGAGAATGGCTATCTGCCACCGTTTCCTAAGTCTTTACGGAATGGAAAAATCACCAGTGATCCAACAAATGAAGTGAAGAAGAATGTGAGCGAGTCAGCAAGAGGTCAAAGCCAATCTGGGTCCCAAGATTCAAGAAAAGGGTTGGGATTTTTTGTAGGCGCAGCAGGCAAGACGGTGCTTACTCTTGTTGGTTTGGTTTCTGTATTAAGCATGTCTGGGTTTGGACCCAATTTTGCAAAAAAAGATGCCCTTTTCAAGGTTTTGGGCTTGTTTCAGCAACCAGCAGCTGAGAAAAGGAGATCTAATATTCAATGCCCACCTGGGAAAGTCCTAGTTGTTGAAAACGGAGAAGCTCGGTGTCTTGTGAAAGAGAGAGTTGAAGTACCATTCTCCTCAGTTGTTGCAAAACCAGATGTAAACTATGGGTGTG TTAATAAGTTGAAGAATAACCTAATG AGCATGAACTCCTTGGAAGGAAGAGGGTTCAGCGAAGAGCAAGAGGCTCTGGTGGTTAAGTCATGGAATGCAATGAAGCCTAATGCTGGGGAATTGGGTCTCAAATTCTTCTTGAA GATATTTGAGATTGCACCATCAGCTCAGAAGctcttctctttcttgaaaGACTCAAATGTTCCTCTTGAACGAAATCCAAAGCTCAAGTCCCATGCCACGTCTGTCTTCCTCATG ACTTGTGAATCAGGAGTGCAACTCCGGAAAGCCGGCAAAGTTACTGCGAGAGAATCAAGCTTGAAAAGGCTGGGTGCTGTACACTTCAAGCATGGGGTGGTCGATGAACATTACGAG GTGACGAAGTTTGCGCTGCTGGAAACAATAAAGGAAGCGGTGCCGGAAATGTGGTCACCGGAGATGAAGAATGCATGGGGAGAAGCTTATGATCAGTTGGTTGCTGCTATCAAATCTGAAATGAAGCCTTCGTCTTAA
- the LOC132192016 gene encoding CASP-like protein 5C1 yields MDEVPGSVGTSASFSLRLGQTIFSSASLLFMSLGVDFYSYTAFCYLVTTMGLVIPWSFTLALVDGYSVLVKCPIRQPGILLIIVVGDWVLSILTLAAASSTASVVDLLLNSNGSNCPPKLCSRYNISSAMAILSWFLSLASALFNLWLLPSL; encoded by the exons ATGGATGAGGTTCCTGGCTCAGTGGGGACCAGCGCCAGCTTCTCTTTGAGATTGGGCCAGACCATATTTTCCTCTGCCTCTCTTCTTTTCATGTCTTTGGGCGTTGATTTCTACAGCTACACTGCTTTCTG CTACTTGGTGACAACCATGGGTTTGGTTATACCTTGGAGTTTCACTTTGGCCTTGGTGGATGGATACTCTGTTCTGGTTAAATGCCCTATTCGGCAGCCGGGAATACTGCTGATCATTGTTGTAGGAGATTGG gTATTGTCCATTCTCACTCTGGCTGCAGCTTCCTCAACAGCTAGTGTTGTGGACCTTCTGCTCAACTCTAATGGGTCAAATTGTCCTCCGAAGCTTTGCAGCAGATATAATATATCATCTGCCATGGCTATCTTGTCATGGTTTCTGTCCTTGGCTTCTGCTCTATTCAATCTTTGGTTACTTCCCTccttgtga
- the LOC132185255 gene encoding RING-H2 finger protein ATL65 yields the protein MEWKTGQNSQPSSIKPSRTTTKPSQVPSTTPSVTQRFRAPPSTIVFVVIIMMAPTQPPVNDFLSWAPSPSPSLTPTPVTSITPTVGFVKHSSPPSRLPVQFSPPLIAMVVVVAAAFLLVTYSRLISRHVIPPILRQWKRWRRRRRARSYLPSSSGDLDSLPYDSPFFEPSDGFHVYSPYGLDESVIKTIPLSIYTAKSNRDRRDCAVCLWEFEDGDYVRTLPVCFHAFHVDCIDVWLRSHANCPLCRAGIFRSESPFIPVMAARIRPSLDDTLLRSIALEPLTEASPDTHRSVSEITPCIEELQSPMRNNNGNSNISEDRFNGRDFLLKRSYSFGFERSLASERMVMEPATASPWRYRRGSFWSKRPSPFGSLGKPRVFSFRYYRGMKSPFLRRRGFFPLSESSARFGGSGGGGGSSRRSKSMTSPMFMRSSALAAGVAAFSSSRLRCGDPEALLSPERFSRR from the coding sequence ATGGAGTGGAAGACCGGACAAAACAGTCAACCCTCCAGCATTAAACCCTCGCGAACCACAACGAAACCCTCCCAAGTCCCATCTACTACCCCATCAGTCACGCAGCGATTCAGAGCACCACCATCAACGATCGTGTTCGTGGTGATCATCATGATGGCCCCGACTCAGCCACCGGTCAACGACTTTCTATCGTGGGccccatctccatctccatctctaACTCCAACCCCCGTCACCTCTATCACCCCCACTGTAGGTTTCGTCAAACACTCATCCCCACCGTCCAGGCTGCCGGTCCAGTTCAGCCCGCCGTTGATCGCGATGGTCGTGGTGGTGGCCGCCGCGTTCCTCCTCGTGACCTACTCTCGCCTCATCTCTCGCCACGTCATCCCGCCGATCCTACGGCAGTGGAAACGGTGGCGCCGCCGACGTCGCGCCCGGTCCTACCTGCCGTCCTCCTCCGGCGACCTGGACTCGCTCCCCTACGACTCGCCCTTCTTCGAGCCAAGCGACGGCTTCCATGTTTACTCCCCGTACGGCCTCGACGAGTCCGTCATCAAGACCATCCCTCTCTCCATTTACACCGCCAAGTCCAACAGAGACCGTCGCGACTGCGCCGTGTGCCTCTGGGAATTTGAAGACGGCGACTACGTACGTACGCTCCCGGTCTGTTTCCACGCGTTCCACGTGGACTGCATCGATGTCTGGCTCAGGTCCCATGCCAACTGCCCCCTCTGCCGCGCCGGAATATTCCGTTCGGAGTCTCCGTTCATTCCGGTGATGGCCGCCAGAATCAGGCCCAGCCTCGACGACACGCTCCTACGGAGCATTGCTCTCGAGCCGCTCACGGAAGCCTCGCCGGATACTCACAGATCAGTCTCAGAGATCACGCCATGCATCGAAGAATTACAATCTCCGATGAGGAACAACAACGGCAACAGCAACATCTCGGAGGATAGATTCAACGGCCGGGATTTCTTGTTGAAGAGGTCATACTCGTTCGGATTCGAGCGGAGTTTAGCGTCGGAAAGGATGGTGATGGAGCCCGCTACGGCGTCGCCCTGGCGGTACCGAAGAGGAAGCTTCTGGAGCAAAAGGCCGTCGCCGTTTGGATCGTTGGGGAAACCAAGGGTTTTCTCCTTCAGGTACTACAGAGGAATGAAGTCGCCGTTCCTTCGACGGAGGGGGTTCTTTCCGTTGTCGGAGTCAAGCGCGAGGTTCGGCGGTTCAGGAGGCGGCGGCGGCTCTTCGAGAAGGAGCAAATCGATGACGAGCCCGATGTTCATGAGGTCGTCGGCTTTAGCAGCGGGAGTGGCGGCTTTCTCGTCGAGCCGGCTCAGGTGTGGGGATCCCGAGGCGCTGTTGTCACCGGAGAGGTTTAGCAGAAGGTAA